A stretch of Crossiella cryophila DNA encodes these proteins:
- a CDS encoding ArsR/SmtB family transcription factor: MLRIHFTPADLARVRLNDGADPLWEILLSLHLVQSTIGSQTFGHWRKLARAELTASAGLLTMLAPPTGYSVDFLTPPVSGQTLLEGVEQLCGTAKPVLHRDLTRLAAERRLPDWAGELARGEAPMLRRLGVALHQYHRVALAPYWPAVTAAIQSDRQSRSQALLSGGLDRLFSTLHPAIRWQAPVLEVDYPVEQDLHLDGRGLLLLPSFFCWGRPITLEDPEQPPVLVYPVAKTGDWSWSLGERPTGSAALGTLLGRTRAQLLDTIASTPSLTTTELAKLMHISLAGASQHASVLRNAGLITTERRAGAAYHRLSAGGSALLDSSRTQLRQAR, from the coding sequence GTGCTTCGCATCCACTTCACACCGGCCGACCTGGCCAGAGTCAGGCTCAACGACGGCGCCGACCCGCTGTGGGAGATCCTGCTCAGCCTGCACCTGGTGCAGTCCACCATCGGGTCCCAGACCTTCGGGCACTGGCGCAAACTGGCCCGCGCCGAGCTGACCGCCTCGGCCGGCCTGCTCACCATGCTCGCCCCACCCACCGGCTACTCGGTGGACTTCCTGACCCCGCCCGTGTCCGGCCAGACCCTCCTGGAAGGCGTCGAGCAGCTCTGCGGCACGGCCAAGCCGGTGCTGCACCGCGATCTGACCCGGCTGGCCGCCGAACGCAGGCTGCCGGACTGGGCCGGTGAGCTGGCCAGGGGCGAGGCGCCGATGCTGCGCAGGCTGGGCGTCGCGCTGCACCAGTACCACCGGGTGGCGCTGGCGCCCTACTGGCCCGCGGTCACCGCCGCGATCCAGTCCGACCGCCAGAGCAGGAGCCAGGCACTGCTGTCGGGGGGCCTGGACCGGCTGTTCAGCACCTTGCATCCGGCGATCCGCTGGCAGGCCCCGGTGCTGGAGGTGGACTACCCGGTCGAGCAGGACCTGCACCTGGACGGCCGCGGCCTGCTGCTGCTCCCGTCCTTCTTCTGCTGGGGCCGCCCGATCACCCTGGAGGACCCGGAGCAGCCGCCGGTGCTGGTCTACCCGGTGGCCAAGACCGGCGACTGGTCCTGGTCGCTTGGCGAGCGGCCCACCGGCAGCGCCGCGCTGGGCACCCTGCTGGGCCGGACCCGCGCGCAGCTGCTGGACACCATCGCGAGCACGCCGAGCCTGACCACCACCGAACTGGCCAAGCTGATGCACATCTCCCTGGCCGGGGCGAGCCAGCACGCCAGCGTGCTGCGCAACGCGGGCCTGATCACCACCGAACGCCGGGCGGGCGCGGCCTATCACCGGCTCAGCGCGGGTGGTTCGGCCCTGCTGGACTCCTCCCGCACCCAGCTCCGGCAGGCCCGCTGA
- a CDS encoding type III PLP-dependent enzyme, with amino-acid sequence MLDLDIVRQRFLDLRAALPAAEIFYAVKACPAPEVVALLVELGACFDVASPAEIELCLAKGARPETISYGNTIKKAADIARAYAAGVRLYVTDSAEDLAKLAEHAPGSEVFCRVLVVNESAGTPFGKKFGCAEDMALDLLAEAGRLGLRPAGISFHVGSQQVDPHAWHDGIAQAGRITRTLRARGIEPTLVNLGGGFPARYTESTPPLAEYAQAIEGALGEHFGAHRPRVLIEPGRAIAADAGIIRTEVVLVARKSYVDDRRWVYLDIGRYNGLAETEGEMITYRLAAGTPEGERGPVVLAGPTCDGDDVLYQRTVYELPLALRAGDHVDILSAGAYTASYASVEFNGFAPLPTHCI; translated from the coding sequence GTGCTCGACCTGGACATCGTCCGGCAGCGCTTCCTTGACCTGCGCGCGGCCCTGCCGGCCGCGGAGATCTTCTACGCGGTGAAGGCCTGCCCGGCGCCCGAGGTGGTGGCGCTGCTGGTGGAGCTGGGCGCCTGCTTCGACGTGGCCAGCCCGGCCGAGATCGAGCTGTGCCTGGCCAAGGGTGCCCGCCCGGAGACCATCTCCTACGGCAACACCATCAAGAAGGCCGCCGACATCGCCCGCGCCTACGCGGCCGGGGTCCGGCTCTACGTCACCGACAGCGCCGAGGACCTGGCCAAGCTCGCCGAGCACGCGCCGGGCTCCGAGGTCTTCTGCCGGGTGCTGGTGGTCAACGAGAGCGCGGGCACGCCCTTCGGCAAGAAGTTCGGCTGCGCCGAGGACATGGCCCTGGACCTGCTCGCCGAGGCAGGCAGGCTGGGCCTGCGCCCGGCCGGGATCTCCTTCCACGTCGGCTCCCAGCAGGTCGACCCGCACGCCTGGCACGACGGCATCGCCCAGGCAGGCCGGATCACCCGGACCCTGCGTGCGCGCGGCATCGAGCCCACGCTGGTCAACCTGGGTGGCGGTTTCCCCGCGCGCTACACCGAGAGCACGCCGCCGCTGGCCGAGTACGCGCAGGCCATCGAGGGCGCGCTGGGCGAGCACTTCGGCGCGCACCGGCCACGGGTGCTGATCGAACCCGGCCGCGCGATCGCCGCGGACGCCGGGATCATCCGCACCGAGGTGGTGCTGGTCGCCCGCAAGTCCTATGTGGACGATCGGCGCTGGGTGTACCTGGACATCGGGCGCTACAACGGATTGGCCGAGACCGAGGGTGAGATGATCACCTACCGGCTGGCCGCGGGCACGCCGGAAGGCGAGCGCGGACCGGTGGTGCTCGCCGGGCCGACCTGCGACGGCGACGACGTCCTCTATCAGCGCACGGTGTACGAGTTGCCTTTGGCGCTACGCGCCGGAGACCACGTGGACATCCTCAGCGCGGGGGCCTACACCGCCAGCTACGCCTCGGTGGAGTTCAACGGCTTCGCGCCGCTGCCCACGCACTGCATCTGA
- the speD gene encoding adenosylmethionine decarboxylase, producing MSIAPEAVQTVGLFSGQHVLAEIDGIDAALLDDEVFLCQILDDALKRAGATVLQVISKQFDPQGVTVLALLSESHASLHTYPEIGSVFVDVFTCGTKAQPEIAVGLLAEAMGASTVQSRTIRRGLENQNEMKVTP from the coding sequence ATGTCCATTGCTCCTGAAGCGGTGCAGACCGTCGGTTTGTTCAGCGGACAGCACGTCCTCGCGGAGATCGACGGGATCGACGCCGCGTTGCTGGACGACGAGGTGTTCCTCTGCCAGATCCTCGATGACGCGCTGAAGCGGGCCGGTGCGACCGTGCTGCAAGTCATCTCCAAGCAGTTCGACCCGCAGGGGGTGACCGTGCTCGCCCTGCTTTCGGAGTCCCACGCCTCCCTGCACACCTATCCGGAGATCGGGTCGGTGTTCGTCGACGTGTTCACCTGTGGCACCAAGGCCCAGCCCGAGATCGCGGTCGGCCTGCTGGCCGAGGCGATGGGCGCGAGCACCGTGCAGAGCCGGACCATCAGGCGTGGCCTGGAAAACCAGAACGAGATGAAGGTGACCCCATGA
- a CDS encoding spermidine synthase, which translates to MTSVVEATRVIREPMGPGLTRIWDVQDVLWEGDTAFQHVVIGRTEQGVSLFCDNDRQSTEYSQLTYHEALLVPGLLLAEKVKRVLVVGSSEGVVCQMSVAFGAEIVDHVDIDAECVKVCAANLPYGYTPAELAAAETHQGPVRVHYTDGWQYLLDAAADENLRYDIVLVDLPDEREEEAQHNRLYGEEFLGMCKAVLAPGGVVITQAGCQTMWRNNTLVRSWQRFNDTFGTVVYYGSDEHEWAYLFGRADAVAAPVEKMVERLKTSSYAPASIDAEALRGNSIPPYLVRKSYS; encoded by the coding sequence ATGACCAGTGTCGTCGAGGCCACGCGGGTCATCCGCGAGCCCATGGGACCGGGCCTGACCCGGATCTGGGACGTGCAGGACGTGCTGTGGGAGGGCGACACCGCCTTCCAGCACGTGGTGATCGGCCGCACCGAGCAGGGCGTGTCCCTGTTCTGCGACAACGACCGGCAGAGCACCGAGTACAGCCAGCTCACCTACCACGAGGCGCTGCTGGTGCCCGGCCTGCTGCTGGCCGAGAAGGTCAAGCGGGTGCTGGTGGTCGGCTCCAGCGAGGGCGTGGTGTGCCAGATGTCGGTGGCCTTCGGCGCCGAGATCGTGGACCACGTGGACATCGACGCCGAGTGCGTCAAGGTGTGCGCGGCGAACCTGCCCTACGGCTACACCCCGGCCGAACTCGCCGCGGCCGAGACGCACCAGGGCCCGGTGCGGGTGCACTACACCGACGGCTGGCAGTACCTGCTCGACGCGGCGGCGGATGAGAACCTGCGCTACGACATCGTGCTGGTGGACCTGCCGGACGAGCGCGAGGAGGAGGCCCAGCACAACCGGTTGTACGGCGAGGAGTTCCTCGGCATGTGCAAGGCGGTGCTGGCCCCCGGCGGCGTGGTGATCACCCAGGCCGGCTGCCAGACCATGTGGCGCAACAACACCCTGGTCCGCTCCTGGCAGCGCTTCAACGACACCTTCGGCACCGTCGTCTACTACGGCTCCGACGAGCACGAGTGGGCCTACCTGTTCGGCCGTGCCGATGCGGTGGCGGCGCCGGTGGAGAAGATGGTCGAGCGGCTGAAGACCAGCAGCTACGCGCCCGCGTCCATTGACGCGGAGGCGTTGCGGGGCAACAGCATTCCGCCTTACCTGGTGCGTAAGAGCTACAGCTGA
- a CDS encoding DUF3558 domain-containing protein yields the protein MTRRVQLAVIISLSALVLAGCGGGSPDPTRTTSAPPSTSKQSLAPPINNPVSADAYKDRMCDLLTPAQRATVGATRAPAPRESVLGPSCVWNASDVSVDTRVSATLYAKPEAVRWERFFELKDQNPFFEPAGELAGTPAVHTHDEKKAERGGCTTHLGLNKDLMMEVAVNLALDNPDYKTPCKVSDRMATFVIQNLRAGS from the coding sequence GTGACCCGCAGAGTCCAGCTCGCCGTCATCATCTCATTGAGCGCTCTGGTGCTGGCCGGCTGCGGCGGTGGTTCCCCCGACCCGACCCGGACAACCAGCGCTCCGCCCAGTACCAGCAAGCAGAGCCTGGCACCGCCGATCAACAACCCGGTCTCCGCTGACGCGTACAAGGACCGCATGTGCGACCTGCTCACGCCGGCACAGCGCGCGACCGTAGGCGCCACCCGGGCGCCTGCGCCACGAGAGTCCGTCCTCGGGCCGTCCTGTGTCTGGAACGCCAGCGACGTGAGTGTGGACACCCGTGTCTCGGCGACCCTCTACGCCAAGCCCGAAGCCGTCAGGTGGGAACGCTTCTTCGAGCTGAAGGACCAGAACCCGTTCTTCGAGCCGGCAGGTGAGCTGGCGGGCACCCCGGCCGTGCACACCCACGACGAGAAGAAGGCCGAACGTGGCGGTTGCACCACCCACCTGGGCCTGAACAAGGACCTCATGATGGAGGTGGCGGTAAACCTCGCGCTGGACAATCCGGACTACAAGACCCCGTGCAAGGTTTCCGACCGGATGGCGACCTTCGTGATCCAGAACCTGCGCGCGGGCAGCTGA
- a CDS encoding S1 family peptidase codes for MNRGKRLLFAAMTAALGLGLLTGTSAASPSGPPPGDPGALVVGGTPVPDGKYPFMATMQDARRGPTAYNRHRCGGSLVGPRVVLTAAHCVEGYTAETIKNVSVIVGRTQLSATQGEERAVAGFEIHDKYAADGSYDVALLFLATPITTIKPIQLVTPGTDALERPGRLVTGIGWGNMEAQPGFPGGGVVNRPDRLQEVDVPIVSNDECAVSYPDTSDRDLCAGRTGKDTCQGDSGGPLFVSLPSRNTFIQVGVVSRGQGCAAIGYPGVYAKLSNVEIGEYISPRARS; via the coding sequence GTGAACCGTGGCAAGCGACTTCTGTTCGCGGCGATGACCGCCGCCCTGGGCCTTGGCCTGCTGACGGGGACCTCCGCCGCGTCCCCGTCCGGCCCGCCGCCCGGTGACCCCGGCGCGCTGGTCGTGGGCGGCACCCCGGTGCCGGATGGCAAGTACCCGTTCATGGCCACCATGCAGGACGCCCGGCGCGGCCCGACCGCGTACAACCGGCACCGCTGCGGCGGTTCGCTGGTGGGCCCGCGCGTGGTGCTGACCGCCGCGCACTGCGTGGAGGGCTACACCGCCGAGACCATCAAGAACGTCTCGGTGATCGTGGGCCGCACCCAGCTCTCGGCCACCCAGGGTGAGGAGCGCGCGGTCGCGGGCTTCGAGATCCACGACAAGTACGCCGCCGACGGCAGCTACGACGTGGCGCTGCTGTTCCTGGCCACCCCGATCACCACCATCAAGCCGATCCAGCTGGTCACCCCGGGCACCGACGCGCTGGAGCGTCCGGGCCGCCTGGTCACCGGCATCGGCTGGGGCAACATGGAGGCCCAGCCCGGCTTCCCCGGTGGTGGCGTGGTGAACCGGCCGGACCGCCTCCAGGAGGTGGACGTGCCGATCGTGTCCAACGACGAGTGCGCGGTGTCCTACCCGGACACCTCCGACCGCGACCTGTGCGCGGGCCGCACCGGCAAGGACACCTGCCAGGGCGACTCGGGCGGCCCGCTGTTCGTCTCCCTGCCCAGCCGCAACACCTTCATCCAGGTCGGTGTGGTCAGCCGCGGCCAGGGCTGCGCGGCCATCGGCTACCCGGGTGTGTACGCCAAGCTGTCCAACGTGGAGATCGGCGAGTACATCTCGCCAAGGGCACGCTCCTGA
- a CDS encoding S1 family peptidase — MAVLAATLGVVATAGVSAAAPPKNPGDPGALVVGGTPVPDGKYPFMATLQDARFGPTPYDRHNCGGTLVGPRVVLTAAHCVAFYTPETISNLSVIVGRTQLSMNQGEERKVRFAQVHPKYKTDGSYDIALLSLDLPITTIKPVQLVTPGTDALERPGRIVTGIGWGNTEAQTGFPGGGVVNYPDRLQEVDVPLISNDECAVSYPDTSDRDLCAGKSGKDTCQGDSGGPLFVSLPSRNTFIQIGVVSRGRGCAALGFPGVYAKLSHEEIGGWIQNPTTLASLEAAQ, encoded by the coding sequence ATGGCCGTGTTGGCCGCGACACTCGGCGTGGTGGCCACCGCCGGCGTGTCCGCGGCGGCGCCGCCGAAGAACCCCGGCGACCCGGGCGCGCTGGTCGTCGGTGGCACCCCGGTGCCGGATGGCAAGTACCCGTTCATGGCCACGCTGCAGGACGCCCGGTTCGGGCCGACCCCGTATGACCGGCACAACTGCGGGGGCACCCTGGTCGGGCCGAGGGTGGTGCTGACCGCCGCGCACTGCGTGGCCTTCTACACCCCGGAGACCATCTCGAACCTCTCGGTGATCGTCGGCCGCACGCAGCTGTCGATGAACCAGGGTGAGGAGCGCAAGGTGCGCTTCGCCCAGGTGCACCCGAAGTACAAGACCGACGGCAGCTACGACATCGCGCTGCTCTCCCTCGACCTGCCGATCACCACGATCAAGCCGGTCCAGCTGGTCACCCCCGGCACCGACGCGCTGGAGCGTCCCGGCCGCATCGTCACCGGCATCGGCTGGGGCAACACCGAGGCGCAGACCGGTTTCCCCGGCGGCGGCGTGGTCAACTACCCGGACCGCCTGCAGGAGGTCGACGTCCCGCTGATCTCCAACGACGAGTGCGCGGTCTCCTACCCGGACACCTCCGACCGTGACCTGTGTGCCGGCAAGTCGGGCAAGGACACCTGCCAGGGCGACTCCGGCGGTCCGCTGTTCGTCTCCCTGCCCAGCCGCAACACCTTCATCCAGATCGGCGTGGTCAGCCGCGGTCGTGGCTGCGCGGCGCTGGGCTTCCCCGGCGTGTACGCCAAGCTGTCGCACGAGGAAATCGGCGGCTGGATCCAGAACCCGACCACCCTCGCGTCGTTGGAGGCAGCCCAGTGA
- a CDS encoding MFS transporter, which yields MDTAPSAVVSRRRWAVLTVLSVSLLLVAVDATVLHTAVPSLAADLKPGPVGLLWIIDIYSLLAAPLLIAFGTLGDRYGRRRILMLGYVVFGIASIAAAMATTTGMLIAARAGLGIGGAMIMPATLSVLRHIFPDRKERQFAIGVWSAVAASGAALGPLLGGVLVEFFSWHAAFLINVPVMLITIPLALWLVPESADPEKGRWDILSAVLSALGVLGIAYGIKQAAHHGVLDPVALATGIGGVLMLVWFVRRQLSLAKPLLDMRMFRNATFSTAVACVVLVMSSLAGLGLTFSQYLQYVLQLGPLEAGVRLMPAMVAAIAGGLLAAPLLQRFSTSVVTAGGFAITAIALVPAGFWLDTSDHPWLLVPCLLGVGVGVSAAFTASSDALLASAPPAQAGAAAAVEETGYELGTGLGTAIVGSVMTAVYSTHLAAVPGVPGGVLDTARQSMSEADRAGRELGGPAGEALLAAARQAFVDGLTVTLVIAAVVLTLAAIVASRLLPRQVIKSVGHD from the coding sequence ATGGACACCGCACCCTCGGCGGTCGTCTCGCGTCGGCGCTGGGCCGTGCTCACCGTGTTGTCGGTGAGCCTGCTGCTGGTCGCGGTGGACGCCACCGTGCTGCACACCGCGGTCCCCTCGCTCGCGGCCGATCTGAAACCAGGCCCGGTCGGGCTGCTCTGGATCATCGACATCTACTCGCTGCTGGCCGCGCCGCTGCTGATCGCCTTCGGCACGCTGGGCGATCGGTACGGGCGCCGCCGCATCCTGATGCTCGGCTACGTGGTCTTCGGTATCGCCTCGATCGCGGCGGCCATGGCCACCACCACCGGCATGCTGATCGCGGCCCGCGCCGGACTCGGCATCGGCGGCGCGATGATCATGCCAGCCACCCTGTCCGTGCTGCGGCACATCTTCCCCGACCGCAAGGAACGCCAGTTCGCCATCGGCGTGTGGAGCGCGGTCGCCGCCTCCGGCGCGGCACTGGGTCCGCTGCTGGGCGGGGTGCTGGTGGAGTTCTTCAGCTGGCACGCGGCCTTCCTGATCAACGTGCCGGTCATGCTGATCACCATCCCGCTGGCGCTGTGGCTGGTGCCCGAGTCGGCCGACCCGGAGAAGGGCCGCTGGGACATCCTCTCCGCGGTGCTCTCCGCACTCGGCGTGCTCGGCATCGCCTACGGCATCAAGCAGGCCGCCCACCACGGCGTGCTCGACCCCGTCGCGCTGGCCACCGGCATCGGCGGCGTGCTGATGCTGGTCTGGTTCGTCCGCCGCCAGCTCAGCCTGGCGAAACCGCTGCTGGACATGCGGATGTTCCGCAACGCCACCTTCAGCACCGCGGTGGCCTGCGTGGTGCTGGTGATGAGTTCACTGGCCGGTCTCGGCCTCACCTTCTCCCAGTACCTGCAGTACGTGCTGCAACTCGGGCCCCTGGAGGCCGGGGTGCGGCTGATGCCCGCCATGGTCGCGGCCATCGCCGGTGGCCTGCTGGCCGCGCCGCTGCTGCAACGCTTCTCCACCAGCGTGGTCACCGCGGGCGGCTTCGCCATCACCGCGATCGCGCTGGTCCCGGCCGGGTTCTGGCTGGACACCTCCGACCACCCGTGGCTGCTGGTGCCCTGCCTGCTCGGCGTGGGCGTGGGCGTCTCGGCCGCGTTCACCGCCTCCTCCGACGCGCTGCTGGCCTCCGCGCCCCCGGCCCAGGCTGGTGCCGCCGCCGCGGTGGAGGAGACCGGGTACGAACTGGGCACCGGACTGGGCACCGCCATCGTCGGCAGCGTGATGACCGCCGTCTACAGCACGCACCTGGCCGCCGTGCCCGGTGTGCCCGGCGGGGTGCTGGACACGGCGAGGCAGTCCATGTCCGAGGCCGACCGGGCCGGTCGCGAACTCGGCGGGCCGGCCGGTGAGGCACTGCTCGCCGCCGCCCGGCAGGCCTTCGTGGACGGGCTCACGGTGACCCTGGTGATCGCCGCCGTGGTGCTGACCCTGGCCGCCATCGTCGCCTCCCGCCTGCTGCCCCGGCAGGTCATCAAGTCCGTCGGACACGACTGA
- a CDS encoding class I SAM-dependent methyltransferase: MTPTATESDVQVRKGWRTPAVLYRLISHPVLRFVLGWDLPSRDVGKWVQRKPGGTTVEIGSGGGFFTTALREHLGADNRLIGLDPAAGAQKKLADKHAGAPGADLVLVAGDGCKLPFADNSVDTIFFTYSLEEVPDPLAAVREAVRVLRPGGQFVAFVWRPVILHKRRKPVQILIDTLLTRENASKGPQNLRLSYRKAAA, translated from the coding sequence GTGACCCCCACTGCCACCGAATCCGACGTCCAGGTCCGCAAGGGCTGGCGCACCCCCGCCGTGCTGTACCGGCTGATCAGCCACCCCGTGCTGCGGTTCGTGCTGGGCTGGGACCTGCCCAGCCGGGATGTCGGCAAATGGGTGCAGCGCAAGCCGGGCGGCACCACCGTGGAGATCGGCAGCGGCGGCGGCTTCTTCACCACCGCGCTGCGCGAGCACCTCGGCGCGGACAACCGGCTGATCGGGCTGGACCCGGCCGCGGGCGCGCAGAAGAAGCTGGCCGACAAGCACGCCGGTGCGCCCGGCGCGGACCTGGTGCTGGTGGCGGGCGACGGGTGCAAACTGCCCTTCGCCGACAACAGCGTGGACACCATCTTCTTCACCTACAGCCTGGAAGAGGTGCCCGACCCCCTGGCCGCGGTGCGCGAGGCCGTCCGGGTGCTGCGGCCCGGCGGCCAGTTCGTCGCCTTCGTGTGGCGCCCGGTGATCCTGCACAAGCGCCGAAAGCCGGTGCAGATCCTCATCGACACCCTGCTGACCAGGGAGAACGCCAGCAAGGGCCCGCAGAACCTGCGCCTGTCCTACCGCAAGGCCGCCGCGTGA
- a CDS encoding PucR family transcriptional regulator: MADREIRNRLDHVLADLGSTVLTPVLPGRPEAVADTPVIHDPAEPLELAPGALLLGVGLREPARVAGLLTELGVLRAAALLVKAPAPVTEVVRVAAEAAGVALLEVSAAASWSHVLALLQSRLAADETALPDGALPLGNDLFALANAIAALLDAPVVIEDRSSRVLAYSEGQETTDPGRVATVLGRQVPEELQRELREQGVFRELYRSAGPVHVDLGGDTIPRAAIAVRAGEEILGSVWAAVRSPLSPARVTALTDAAKIVALHLMRQRAGADVQRRLRADLLATVLEGGPDAAEAASRLGVARESLCVLAAQARAEGGQAEQEAATQRLCDALSLHLRTTVARPTAAAPQGGVVYGLLPVTADAAAARIAEDFLARTGTKDAVRIGIGRIVPEWSEVPRSRRDADAVLRALGHAHQSGPVARLADVHVELLLTRLADQLAADQYPVLGPVATLLTHDTEHNTDFVPTLAAYLDLFGDVSAAAQRIHVHPNTFRYRLRRLSEISGLDLGDPRARLGAHLQLQLRDL; encoded by the coding sequence ATGGCCGACCGGGAAATCCGCAACCGCCTGGACCACGTGCTCGCCGACCTGGGCAGCACCGTGCTCACCCCCGTCCTGCCCGGCAGACCGGAGGCGGTGGCGGACACCCCCGTCATCCACGACCCCGCCGAGCCACTCGAGCTGGCTCCCGGCGCGCTGCTGCTCGGTGTCGGGCTGCGTGAGCCGGCGCGGGTGGCCGGGTTGCTGACCGAGCTGGGTGTGCTTCGGGCGGCGGCGCTGCTGGTCAAGGCACCGGCCCCGGTCACCGAGGTGGTGCGGGTGGCCGCCGAGGCCGCCGGCGTCGCGCTGCTGGAGGTCAGCGCGGCCGCGTCCTGGTCGCACGTGCTCGCCCTGCTCCAGTCCCGGCTGGCCGCCGACGAGACCGCGTTGCCCGACGGGGCGCTGCCGCTGGGCAACGACCTGTTCGCACTGGCCAACGCCATCGCCGCGTTGCTGGACGCGCCGGTGGTGATCGAGGACCGGTCGTCCCGGGTGCTGGCCTATTCCGAGGGGCAGGAGACCACCGATCCCGGGCGGGTGGCGACCGTGCTGGGGCGGCAGGTTCCCGAGGAGCTGCAGCGGGAGCTGCGGGAGCAGGGGGTGTTCCGCGAGCTGTACCGCAGTGCCGGTCCGGTGCACGTCGACCTGGGCGGGGACACGATCCCGCGGGCGGCGATCGCGGTGCGGGCGGGGGAGGAGATCCTCGGGTCTGTGTGGGCCGCCGTGCGCAGTCCGCTCAGTCCGGCGCGGGTCACCGCGCTGACGGATGCCGCGAAGATCGTCGCGCTGCATCTGATGCGGCAGCGGGCCGGTGCCGATGTGCAGCGGCGGTTGCGGGCCGATCTGCTGGCCACGGTGCTGGAGGGCGGTCCGGACGCGGCCGAGGCGGCCAGCCGGCTCGGGGTGGCTCGGGAGTCGTTGTGCGTGCTCGCGGCGCAGGCCCGCGCCGAAGGCGGCCAGGCCGAACAGGAAGCCGCGACCCAGCGCCTGTGCGACGCGCTGTCCCTGCACCTGCGCACCACGGTCGCCCGGCCCACTGCGGCGGCGCCACAGGGCGGAGTGGTCTACGGCCTGCTACCCGTGACGGCCGATGCCGCGGCCGCCCGGATAGCCGAGGACTTCCTGGCCAGAACCGGCACCAAAGACGCGGTGCGGATTGGTATAGGGCGGATTGTGCCCGAGTGGTCGGAGGTGCCCCGCTCCCGCCGCGACGCCGACGCGGTGCTCCGGGCACTGGGCCACGCCCACCAGTCCGGCCCCGTCGCCCGCCTCGCCGACGTGCACGTCGAACTGCTCCTCACCCGGCTGGCCGATCAGCTCGCCGCTGATCAGTACCCGGTGCTCGGCCCAGTAGCCACCCTGCTAACCCACGACACCGAACACAACACCGACTTCGTGCCGACGCTGGCCGCTTATCTGGACTTGTTTGGGGATGTGTCCGCGGCGGCTCAGCGGATTCATGTGCATCCCAATACTTTTCGCTATCGGCTTCGACGCTTGTCCGAAATCAGCGGGCTGGATCTCGGGGATCCGCGGGCTCGGCTCGGCGCCCACCTCCAGCTCCAGTTACGTGATCTGTAA